From Enterococcus mundtii, the proteins below share one genomic window:
- a CDS encoding LPXTG cell wall anchor domain-containing protein — protein sequence MNRKKKYILSLSMLLIQCYAPLVVYGTEVRSVETEGTVGFTGMYEMPGDPVPAPEVEIKPDFPKEIAQQPSEERDASHRRLPKTNAQQMSSWIILGVFLVIVTLSFWFWKYKKKKQS from the coding sequence ATGAATCGTAAAAAAAAATACATACTAAGCCTGAGTATGTTACTTATTCAATGTTATGCACCCTTGGTTGTATACGGGACAGAGGTTCGATCGGTTGAAACAGAGGGGACAGTCGGTTTTACAGGCATGTATGAAATGCCTGGAGATCCAGTACCAGCTCCAGAAGTTGAAATCAAACCAGATTTCCCGAAAGAAATCGCTCAACAACCGTCAGAGGAGAGAGATGCCAGTCACAGAAGATTGCCAAAAACGAATGCACAACAAATGAGTAGTTGGATAATTTTAGGGGTTTTTCTTGTGATAGTGACACTTAGTTTTTGGTTTTGGAAATACAAAAAGAAAAAACAATCATAG
- the cls gene encoding cardiolipin synthase — protein sequence MIKNKLQQYKILLILLILVAVSLIIFLNQIIYAWLIVEIFAFLLCGYLVIFDQREATSKIAWILALLFLPVVGIMLYYLIGREPRLRKLSKQQLDNERNIQETVSKILQEHSEIIHAKHDLSKEIFHLSAKYPTKDNQLTLLKEGTDAFASLLQDIKQATHHVHVFFYIIKGDETGEELVATLIEKARQGIKVRFMYDSVGSIAFPNQLLDTMRENGVEVRTYDLLNSPWLSNKANWRNHRKIVVIDGEIAHTGGMNIGNEYSGRGKKFSYWRDTNVRIEGPSVLELQECFVYDWLFLDEGTETITYFINQQELYFPLQTEQPKGSEIVQVVYGGPYDQERIIKDSFNDLIGKAVDSIKIAMPYFIPDEETLGALRRAARCGIKVQLIIPGKGDRGISFHGTNSFIDELLSAGVEVSIYDTTAFIHCKYMIVDDVVATIGSTNFDIRSFYLNHELSMFIYGPSKTIDELNVHFTEDLAHAEKVKKDEWQERSAWTKIKEKISGLFVPIL from the coding sequence ATGATAAAGAATAAATTGCAACAATACAAAATATTATTGATATTATTGATTCTTGTAGCTGTTTCGCTGATTATTTTTTTGAATCAAATCATTTATGCGTGGCTGATCGTGGAAATTTTTGCCTTTCTTCTTTGTGGCTATTTAGTGATTTTTGATCAAAGAGAAGCAACCTCTAAAATTGCTTGGATCTTAGCGTTATTATTTTTACCGGTCGTCGGGATCATGCTGTACTATCTGATTGGTCGTGAGCCACGATTACGCAAGTTATCGAAACAGCAACTAGACAATGAACGAAACATACAAGAGACGGTGTCCAAGATCCTTCAGGAACATTCAGAAATCATTCATGCCAAGCACGATCTTTCCAAAGAAATTTTCCATCTTTCCGCAAAGTATCCCACAAAAGACAATCAATTGACATTGTTAAAAGAAGGGACGGATGCTTTTGCTTCATTGTTGCAAGATATCAAACAGGCAACACATCATGTCCATGTTTTCTTCTATATTATAAAAGGGGATGAAACTGGCGAAGAACTAGTTGCTACTTTGATCGAAAAAGCTCGACAGGGAATCAAAGTACGTTTTATGTATGACAGTGTCGGATCAATTGCTTTCCCGAATCAATTATTAGATACGATGCGAGAAAATGGTGTAGAGGTAAGAACCTATGATCTATTGAATTCACCGTGGCTGAGTAACAAAGCCAATTGGCGCAATCATCGGAAAATCGTTGTGATCGATGGGGAAATTGCACACACTGGTGGTATGAATATCGGGAATGAGTATAGTGGACGCGGGAAAAAGTTTTCTTATTGGCGGGATACGAATGTTCGAATCGAAGGGCCTTCTGTACTCGAGTTGCAGGAATGTTTCGTTTATGATTGGTTATTTCTCGATGAAGGGACGGAAACGATCACTTATTTCATCAATCAGCAAGAGCTGTATTTTCCATTACAAACGGAACAACCAAAAGGTTCGGAAATCGTACAGGTCGTTTACGGAGGGCCGTATGATCAGGAGAGGATCATCAAAGACTCTTTCAATGACTTGATTGGTAAAGCAGTTGATTCGATCAAGATTGCTATGCCTTACTTTATTCCAGATGAAGAAACTCTTGGGGCACTCAGACGAGCAGCTCGCTGTGGGATCAAAGTACAATTGATCATACCGGGAAAAGGCGATCGCGGGATTTCATTTCATGGGACGAACTCGTTTATTGATGAGTTGTTATCGGCAGGAGTTGAAGTGTCGATCTACGATACGACTGCATTTATCCATTGTAAATATATGATCGTTGATGATGTGGTTGCAACGATTGGATCAACTAATTTTGATATTCGCAGTTTTTATCTCAATCATGAACTGTCAATGTTCATTTATGGTCCATCAAAAACGATTGATGAATTGAACGTCCATTTTACAGAAGATTTAGCCCACGCTGAAAAGGTCAAAAAAGACGAATGGCAAGAGCGAAGTGCATGGACGAAAATCAAAGAGAAAATCAGTGGCTTGTTTGTGCCGATACTTTGA
- a CDS encoding ArsR/SmtB family transcription factor: MRETFLALLRDSTPLFTTLQEENRQEIVSLLVEKGGLSVTEITEEMSISRPAISHHLKLLLQAGIVYVEKRGKERIYYLDVAFIKRNLKGFMQLLEKI, translated from the coding sequence ATGCGAGAAACATTTTTAGCGTTATTACGCGATTCCACGCCCCTATTTACGACATTACAAGAAGAAAATCGTCAAGAAATCGTCAGTTTACTAGTAGAAAAAGGTGGTTTAAGTGTGACAGAAATCACAGAAGAAATGTCTATTTCTCGCCCCGCTATTTCTCATCATTTAAAATTGCTTTTACAAGCAGGGATTGTGTATGTCGAAAAACGTGGCAAAGAGCGGATCTATTATTTAGATGTTGCTTTTATCAAACGTAATTTGAAAGGATTTATGCAACTATTAGAAAAAATATAA
- a CDS encoding aldehyde dehydrogenase family protein has protein sequence MINQLLQNQQHFFETGKTKSIDFRLAQLIKLKQAMQEIEIELTQALFKDLRKPAHEAYVTEIGVVYQSISEMIKKLKKYAKRKNVHTPIYMWGKSYLEYEPYGQVLIIAPFNYPFHLAIEPLIGAIAAGNTVILKPSELAPNVAKVLTKLIHSTFDKTYIASVEGGVDVTTELLAQRFDYIFFTGSVPVGKIVMQAAAKNLTPVTLELGGKSPAIVDDTANLKVAAKRIVWGKLQNNGQTCIAPDYVLVSRKRKKALIKEMIIATKEFYGSDIRNNTDYGRIINDRHFIRLQQMLEADHSFVVFGGETDREDLYIEPTILDLPSHDAATMQEEIFGPILPILTFDTIDDAISQVKQYEKPLALYLFTTSNRKKEQLMTAISSGNVTVNDVLKHIANPHLPFGGVGESGIGGYHGKYSFLTFSHQKGVYENRLTFNVPGLFPPYSNRSLKLLKKILK, from the coding sequence ATGATCAACCAACTTTTACAGAATCAACAACATTTTTTTGAAACAGGAAAAACAAAATCAATCGACTTTCGATTAGCCCAATTAATCAAACTGAAACAGGCGATGCAAGAAATAGAGATTGAATTGACACAAGCATTATTCAAAGATTTGCGAAAACCAGCACACGAAGCATATGTCACTGAAATTGGTGTTGTCTATCAAAGTATTTCTGAGATGATCAAAAAATTAAAGAAATACGCTAAGCGAAAAAACGTTCATACACCGATTTATATGTGGGGGAAAAGTTATCTTGAGTATGAACCTTATGGACAAGTGTTGATCATTGCTCCTTTCAATTACCCATTTCATTTAGCTATTGAACCACTGATTGGGGCAATTGCGGCAGGGAATACGGTGATTTTAAAGCCAAGCGAATTAGCACCAAATGTGGCTAAAGTTCTGACAAAATTGATTCATTCAACTTTTGACAAAACATACATTGCCTCGGTCGAAGGCGGTGTGGACGTAACGACTGAATTACTCGCACAAAGATTCGATTATATCTTCTTTACTGGCAGTGTCCCAGTAGGAAAAATCGTAATGCAAGCTGCCGCAAAGAATTTGACACCCGTCACTTTAGAATTAGGTGGCAAGAGTCCCGCGATCGTCGATGATACTGCTAATTTAAAAGTGGCAGCAAAGCGCATCGTTTGGGGAAAATTGCAGAACAACGGACAAACTTGTATTGCGCCAGATTATGTTTTAGTGTCCCGTAAACGAAAAAAAGCATTGATCAAAGAAATGATTATTGCCACGAAAGAATTTTATGGTTCTGATATCCGAAATAACACAGACTATGGCAGGATCATCAATGATCGCCATTTTATCCGATTGCAACAGATGTTAGAAGCTGACCACTCCTTTGTCGTATTTGGCGGTGAAACAGATCGGGAAGATTTATATATTGAACCCACAATTTTGGATTTACCTAGTCATGATGCCGCAACCATGCAAGAAGAAATCTTTGGGCCGATCTTACCAATCTTGACTTTTGATACCATCGATGATGCGATTTCTCAAGTTAAACAGTATGAAAAACCTTTAGCACTATATCTATTTACAACATCGAATCGGAAAAAAGAACAGCTCATGACCGCTATTTCATCAGGAAATGTGACGGTCAATGATGTTCTGAAACATATTGCCAATCCTCATTTACCTTTCGGTGGTGTAGGAGAATCTGGTATCGGTGGCTATCACGGAAAATATAGTTTTCTTACCTTTTCTCATCAAAAAGGAGTCTATGAAAATCGTTTAACCTTCAATGTTCCTGGATTATTCCCACCTTATTCAAATCGATCGTTGAAACTTTTAAAAAAAATACTGAAATAA
- a CDS encoding WxL domain-containing protein produces MKLVRLATIAALSSTVFAGGMTVFAEDGSTNTSKEVRNVTTNGTIEFTPNEDEELVVVPPVKEPDVEIEPEVPGTTGPLSIMKAVTMDFGSQVISNQDRTYNMVAEKQQKKGTTGEENKVPYVSFAQVQDVRGTNAGWNLQVRMTDFKATNTTNDTLLGAEISLLDPRIQYEGSTPGNAPVAHPAGMKLIPNASAVSVMTAEKDKGAGVSSVVWGNQADLDAQEVNDEVEVVTNNAIQLFVPGSTAKDATQYKSTLTWELSNTPDVSGVN; encoded by the coding sequence ATGAAATTAGTTAGATTAGCAACAATTGCAGCCTTATCATCAACAGTTTTTGCCGGAGGTATGACTGTATTTGCAGAAGATGGTTCCACAAACACATCAAAAGAAGTACGTAATGTAACAACTAATGGAACGATTGAATTTACACCAAATGAAGATGAAGAGCTAGTCGTTGTTCCGCCAGTAAAAGAACCAGATGTCGAGATTGAGCCTGAAGTGCCAGGAACAACTGGACCTTTATCGATCATGAAAGCTGTCACAATGGATTTCGGTTCACAAGTCATTTCAAATCAAGATCGAACATACAATATGGTTGCAGAAAAACAACAAAAAAAGGGGACAACTGGTGAAGAAAACAAAGTTCCGTATGTCAGTTTTGCGCAAGTACAAGATGTCCGTGGAACGAATGCTGGTTGGAATCTGCAAGTACGCATGACCGACTTTAAAGCAACGAATACAACAAATGATACATTGCTCGGTGCAGAAATTTCATTGTTGGATCCAAGAATCCAGTATGAAGGAAGCACGCCTGGTAATGCGCCAGTAGCTCATCCAGCTGGAATGAAATTAATACCAAATGCTTCTGCGGTATCCGTGATGACAGCAGAAAAAGATAAAGGTGCAGGGGTATCTTCAGTTGTTTGGGGAAACCAAGCAGACCTAGATGCACAAGAGGTGAACGATGAAGTTGAAGTAGTAACAAATAATGCGATCCAATTGTTTGTTCCTGGTTCTACAGCAAAAGACGCGACACAATATAAATCAACATTGACTTGGGAATTATCCAATACACCTGATGTTAGTGGTGTAAATTAA
- a CDS encoding DUF916 and DUF3324 domain-containing protein has translation MKKTSTYRKNKIQQVGIVLLVMIVSLMAPMLVGAEEGTLNFYVTPEFSENQKSGNDRYFQLNLAPDTTEKLTLKLQNANAEAKKIKITPHTAYTNVMGVVEYGQDAEEADPTLKHSLAELIEQPEIIELAGNETKTVTLDLNMPKEEFEGLLAGGLRVSEVKEEATEETSNEEGVAIQNDFAYIIGVVVSNKQDAVQPDLELLDVFADQLNYRNVISANLQNFTPTFVNRLEVEATVQKVGEEEILYQASQEQMQMAPNSNFNFPISLEGDRFRSGDYVLKMTARSGEDEWQWERTFTIEADEARALNRADVMVDTSINWWMIGSIMLLVLLLGIILYLIHKRKKEQPNKSNEKE, from the coding sequence ATGAAAAAGACAAGTACATATCGAAAAAATAAAATCCAACAAGTGGGGATCGTATTACTCGTCATGATTGTCAGCCTGATGGCTCCCATGTTGGTTGGAGCGGAAGAAGGAACGTTGAATTTTTATGTAACGCCTGAGTTCTCAGAAAATCAAAAATCAGGAAATGATCGTTATTTTCAATTGAATCTTGCACCAGACACGACAGAAAAGCTAACGTTGAAACTACAAAACGCAAACGCAGAAGCCAAAAAAATCAAAATCACCCCACATACTGCTTATACCAACGTGATGGGGGTCGTAGAATACGGACAAGATGCGGAAGAAGCAGATCCAACGCTCAAACATTCGTTGGCTGAGTTGATTGAACAACCAGAAATCATTGAGCTTGCTGGAAATGAAACAAAGACCGTTACGCTTGATTTGAACATGCCTAAAGAAGAATTTGAAGGATTGTTAGCTGGTGGATTACGAGTGTCAGAAGTCAAAGAAGAAGCAACAGAAGAAACGAGTAATGAAGAAGGTGTCGCCATCCAAAATGATTTTGCGTATATCATCGGTGTGGTTGTGAGCAACAAACAAGATGCTGTACAACCGGACTTAGAGTTGTTAGATGTTTTTGCTGACCAACTCAACTATCGCAATGTGATCAGTGCGAATCTACAAAACTTCACCCCGACATTCGTGAATCGCTTAGAAGTCGAAGCTACGGTTCAAAAAGTGGGCGAAGAAGAGATTTTATACCAAGCCAGTCAAGAACAGATGCAAATGGCACCCAATTCCAATTTTAATTTCCCGATTTCTTTAGAAGGTGATCGTTTTCGCAGTGGTGACTACGTATTGAAAATGACGGCACGTTCTGGGGAAGACGAATGGCAATGGGAAAGAACCTTTACGATCGAAGCAGATGAAGCACGAGCATTGAATCGTGCGGATGTTATGGTCGATACGAGTATTAATTGGTGGATGATTGGTTCAATCATGTTACTTGTTTTATTGCTTGGAATAATTCTTTACCTAATCCATAAAAGAAAAAAAGAGCAACCGAATAAGAGTAATGAGAAGGAGTGA
- a CDS encoding helix-turn-helix domain-containing protein: MRELQLKFITNTITERWMRILNVIEQQNMFTIVGLSQQLGVSKRTILKDVSELKNYFEESAIFESNTTGYFFKEKNRRLYHEDKEALLQSEIWFEIISDIFYGELVSVGELADRYNYSESTMLRSVAQIKEVLKEYQLSLSLKPVDLVGKEGNIRKFFFDFFYEGEPTPYTVYPPESIHQMFLDKLGERLGKYEIGTGIMVTGFYYCLYITMIRNKNGHIISLPRRIKEIDFSNETDFLLMSELIPLIKKEYGISIHQDEIIWLFLIIISKRTIDHIEQETVFLEKYNQWPEIDPVIESYFQLFNIDRKTNPILSTFLSAFFLGRKINNEMAPILNKLLNEEIIIIKGLYGLAYEKNRQFIQKNQPLLSFSEKYLEDIIASLTMYTEILFSYYSPKKTVLFLLEGNHLLVQLIKVQANQLLSKQYHVLFVPLHELTEERLNVEHVDLIVTNYRPYLLDYQLNKDYLLINRVPNRNDWVNIFTQLNPLLNSML, translated from the coding sequence ATGCGAGAGTTACAGTTAAAATTTATTACAAATACGATTACAGAAAGGTGGATGCGGATTTTAAATGTGATCGAACAACAGAATATGTTTACGATTGTCGGATTGTCACAACAACTTGGTGTTTCTAAGCGTACGATCCTAAAAGATGTCAGTGAACTGAAAAATTACTTTGAAGAGAGTGCGATTTTTGAGTCAAATACCACTGGCTATTTTTTTAAAGAAAAAAATCGACGACTGTATCATGAAGACAAAGAAGCATTGTTACAATCGGAGATTTGGTTTGAAATTATCAGTGACATTTTTTATGGAGAGCTAGTATCTGTCGGAGAATTAGCTGATCGCTATAATTATTCAGAAAGTACGATGCTACGATCAGTCGCTCAAATCAAAGAGGTTTTAAAAGAATATCAGCTTTCACTTAGCTTAAAACCAGTGGACCTTGTGGGAAAAGAAGGAAATATCCGCAAGTTTTTTTTTGATTTTTTTTATGAAGGAGAACCAACACCGTATACGGTCTATCCCCCGGAAAGTATCCACCAAATGTTTTTGGATAAGTTAGGTGAGCGTCTTGGTAAGTATGAGATAGGTACAGGGATCATGGTCACAGGATTTTATTACTGTTTGTATATCACGATGATCAGAAACAAGAATGGGCATATCATCTCTTTACCTCGTAGGATAAAAGAGATCGATTTTAGCAATGAGACAGATTTTTTATTGATGTCCGAATTGATTCCACTGATCAAAAAGGAGTATGGTATTTCGATCCATCAAGATGAAATCATTTGGCTTTTTTTGATCATAATTAGCAAACGAACAATTGATCATATCGAGCAAGAGACTGTCTTTTTGGAGAAGTATAATCAGTGGCCTGAAATAGATCCAGTGATTGAATCTTACTTCCAATTATTCAACATCGACCGTAAGACTAATCCTATATTATCCACCTTTCTTTCTGCCTTTTTTCTGGGGAGGAAAATCAATAATGAAATGGCACCAATACTGAATAAATTATTAAATGAAGAAATTATTATCATCAAAGGTCTCTATGGTTTAGCCTATGAGAAAAATCGACAATTTATTCAAAAAAATCAACCATTGCTGTCTTTCTCAGAGAAATATTTAGAAGATATCATAGCAAGTTTAACGATGTATACAGAAATCTTGTTCTCTTATTATTCACCTAAGAAAACAGTGTTGTTTCTTTTGGAAGGTAATCATTTACTCGTTCAGTTGATCAAAGTCCAAGCCAATCAACTGTTGTCGAAGCAGTATCATGTGCTGTTTGTTCCGTTACATGAATTGACAGAAGAACGTTTGAACGTTGAGCATGTTGATTTGATCGTAACGAATTATCGTCCTTATTTATTGGATTACCAGTTGAACAAGGACTATTTGTTGATCAATCGAGTCCCTAATAGAAATGATTGGGTCAACATTTTTACTCAGTTGAATCCTTTACTCAATAGTATGCTGTAA
- a CDS encoding WxL domain-containing protein, with protein MPSRLRRTMLFLGTTILVIQTVTIPLGMVYAETTMDNVEHEPMERPAIQNSLKELSSNPNFFFSQSQLQGTIKVPLQVTFFSDQEVSEARVILPEEATLIQDQLSAGISIEQGEQPHEWIVHSKHAQNTFVLPLVFDKIGNYELSVEETTTQLKISEPEAISDELPAEESDSPDDELGGQKESKEGEYIIEENQEDDQTSEEVDEPKEEAPQDQQTKEKEPFVSVSTWEEFQKAISNDDVQKIILENDIVRNAGSAGTINRNIEIDGQGWSIDFANNTAGFTLGAVSVETTITLKNITITKPGTTAIFTGTAANSQRWTLNFENVHTGSGNVSGLVNAPNAKAGYIGGENTYRSTMNGRDDAVFRVNKFFARNGSKVSMDLQAKLAQISGVLPVVQITDEDTTVSINTTSTSSGRNGGVIRFDSNESLIEVNNGASLKIEAPQTSALLYDTATNSRILVDNGSKMELYSSRLDGNDATVRFYGAASRGSRFDIDNNSTVIIEAEEGAAPAVRFRADGQFFVKGNSKLQMYNGGNGSPNNSANQGIEFANDGGVFDLSGVGTEVNIVSDFGPAIGGNSSMEINVREGTSFTAIGRSSTASGAIFNGSISNITIDNPLFFDFKNTRPNGGNIYSVSASSIFDLKNSNFAAWTNGSNFDLEAEKYWNMIDFELTGSNFNTIRQTSDPESFNTSTFGPAGMTAYSRISANNARAVVDELRVPTNADKSIFGHVSIPEGSDYRSAFEGEVELEIEIERLTGEKETHRAVTKVDSIYGEADREGIFEVKLPELLNEGDRISVLSAFRGVGEVGVPSLPDDIKIDSVVVFPIIPPKPAEFPVNIIEKTATHVQGYVENKEVEITATHNGQIFDTSDVTVDDEGNFILNLSDLTLKEDDEIQVFLRDAEGSAEAAGVINPPETNNARGNINPAADLTFHDVTFEPATTLIVEDVGPFSPVDPLDPELEVEPENKPELPEDQGQLSIDFISSFNFGSQAISVHEQTYYAQPQRLLNEDGTVKENEERPNYVQISDRRPDNGRSGWQLSVTQNGQFSNQNGHELIGSEIQLLNQELVTAQGGTAPALKEETGQKIIPNTKRILLQADEKSGTGTWIYRFGNAETADKSVGLYVPKGTNPEAKEYSTTLTWELSSVPENQ; from the coding sequence ATGCCCTCAAGATTAAGAAGAACGATGCTTTTTTTAGGGACGACAATTTTAGTGATACAAACAGTAACTATACCGTTAGGCATGGTCTACGCAGAAACCACGATGGACAATGTGGAACATGAGCCAATGGAACGTCCTGCTATCCAAAACTCCTTAAAAGAACTATCCAGTAATCCTAACTTTTTCTTTTCTCAATCTCAATTGCAAGGAACGATAAAAGTTCCGCTACAAGTGACGTTCTTTTCTGATCAAGAAGTGTCAGAGGCACGAGTGATCTTACCAGAAGAAGCAACGCTTATCCAAGACCAATTGTCGGCAGGGATTTCAATCGAACAAGGAGAGCAGCCTCATGAATGGATCGTTCACTCAAAACATGCGCAAAATACGTTTGTTCTTCCTTTGGTATTTGACAAGATAGGAAACTATGAACTGTCTGTGGAAGAAACGACGACTCAGCTAAAAATCAGTGAGCCAGAAGCAATCAGTGATGAACTTCCAGCTGAAGAAAGTGACTCCCCTGATGATGAGCTAGGCGGACAAAAGGAATCAAAAGAGGGAGAATATATAATAGAAGAAAATCAAGAGGATGATCAGACATCCGAAGAAGTAGATGAGCCTAAGGAAGAAGCTCCGCAGGATCAACAAACAAAGGAGAAAGAGCCTTTCGTAAGTGTTTCTACATGGGAAGAATTTCAAAAAGCCATAAGTAACGATGATGTACAAAAAATTATTTTGGAAAACGACATAGTCAGAAACGCTGGATCGGCAGGAACGATCAACAGAAATATCGAAATTGACGGACAAGGATGGTCGATAGATTTTGCTAATAATACTGCTGGATTCACACTTGGAGCAGTGAGCGTAGAGACGACAATTACTTTAAAAAATATAACAATAACAAAACCAGGAACTACAGCAATTTTTACAGGTACAGCAGCCAACAGTCAAAGATGGACATTAAATTTTGAAAATGTTCATACGGGAAGTGGGAATGTATCTGGTTTAGTTAATGCACCGAATGCAAAGGCAGGATATATAGGTGGCGAAAATACTTATAGGTCGACTATGAATGGGCGTGATGATGCTGTCTTCCGAGTCAATAAATTTTTTGCTCGAAATGGAAGTAAAGTAAGTATGGACCTGCAAGCAAAGTTAGCACAAATTTCAGGCGTATTACCGGTAGTTCAAATTACGGATGAAGACACTACAGTTTCTATTAATACAACTTCAACAAGCTCGGGTAGAAACGGAGGGGTTATTAGATTTGATTCAAATGAATCGCTTATTGAGGTTAACAATGGAGCATCTTTGAAAATAGAAGCCCCTCAAACTAGTGCGCTTCTTTATGATACTGCTACGAATTCAAGAATTTTGGTAGACAATGGCTCTAAAATGGAACTTTACTCTTCTCGTCTTGATGGAAATGATGCAACAGTTAGATTTTATGGGGCTGCAAGCCGAGGTTCTCGATTTGATATAGATAATAATAGTACTGTTATTATTGAGGCTGAAGAAGGAGCTGCTCCGGCAGTAAGATTTCGTGCGGATGGTCAATTCTTTGTAAAAGGAAATAGTAAATTACAAATGTACAATGGTGGAAACGGATCACCTAATAATTCGGCGAATCAAGGTATAGAATTTGCTAATGATGGTGGAGTTTTTGATTTGAGTGGCGTGGGAACAGAAGTAAATATTGTCTCTGATTTTGGACCTGCTATTGGTGGAAACAGTTCGATGGAAATCAATGTTAGGGAAGGAACTAGTTTTACAGCAATTGGAAGATCGAGCACTGCATCAGGTGCAATATTTAATGGTTCAATTAGTAATATAACTATTGATAATCCACTTTTTTTTGATTTTAAAAATACACGTCCAAACGGAGGCAATATATATAGTGTATCGGCATCCTCTATATTTGATTTGAAAAATTCTAATTTTGCAGCATGGACTAATGGTTCTAATTTTGATCTTGAAGCAGAAAAGTATTGGAATATGATTGATTTTGAATTAACGGGAAGCAATTTTAATACTATTAGACAGACTAGCGATCCGGAATCATTTAATACAAGTACTTTTGGACCAGCTGGAATGACTGCATATAGTAGAATTAGTGCAAATAACGCACGTGCTGTTGTAGATGAATTAAGAGTTCCTACCAATGCAGATAAGTCTATTTTTGGTCATGTAAGTATTCCGGAAGGGAGTGACTATAGATCAGCGTTTGAAGGCGAGGTAGAACTAGAGATAGAAATTGAACGACTTACTGGAGAAAAAGAAACACATAGAGCAGTTACTAAAGTAGATAGTATCTATGGTGAAGCAGATAGAGAGGGAATATTTGAAGTAAAATTACCGGAACTTTTAAATGAGGGAGATCGGATTAGCGTTCTATCTGCTTTTCGCGGTGTTGGTGAAGTTGGAGTTCCCAGTTTGCCGGACGATATCAAAATAGATAGTGTTGTCGTCTTTCCAATTATCCCACCAAAACCAGCGGAGTTCCCTGTGAATATCATCGAAAAAACAGCAACACATGTTCAGGGATATGTTGAAAACAAAGAGGTTGAAATAACCGCAACTCATAATGGACAAATCTTTGACACTTCTGATGTAACGGTAGACGACGAGGGTAACTTTATCCTGAATTTATCTGACTTAACTTTAAAAGAAGACGATGAGATTCAGGTCTTTCTAAGAGATGCGGAAGGCTCGGCAGAAGCCGCAGGTGTGATCAATCCGCCAGAAACAAATAACGCACGTGGAAATATTAACCCAGCCGCTGACTTAACATTTCACGATGTAACTTTTGAACCGGCTACGACATTAATCGTTGAGGATGTAGGACCTTTCTCACCGGTAGATCCTTTGGATCCAGAATTAGAAGTGGAACCTGAAAATAAACCAGAATTGCCAGAAGATCAAGGGCAACTAAGCATTGACTTTATTTCGTCCTTCAATTTTGGCTCACAAGCTATTTCTGTTCATGAACAAACCTATTATGCCCAACCTCAACGATTGTTGAATGAAGATGGGACAGTGAAAGAGAACGAAGAGCGACCAAATTATGTTCAAATCAGTGATCGTCGACCGGACAATGGGCGAAGTGGTTGGCAATTATCGGTTACCCAGAATGGACAATTCAGTAATCAAAATGGTCATGAATTGATTGGTTCTGAGATCCAGTTACTCAATCAAGAACTAGTGACAGCTCAAGGTGGAACAGCGCCTGCGCTAAAAGAAGAAACTGGCCAAAAAATCATACCAAATACTAAAAGAATCTTATTACAAGCAGATGAAAAATCTGGAACAGGAACCTGGATCTATCGTTTTGGTAATGCAGAGACAGCTGATAAAAGTGTTGGTTTGTATGTACCGAAAGGAACGAATCCAGAAGCCAAAGAATATTCAACGACACTTACTTGGGAATTGAGTAGTGTTCCAGAAAATCAATAA